A genomic window from Lentibacter algarum includes:
- the scpA gene encoding methylmalonyl-CoA mutase — protein MTKRDEWAKRAEKELRGKTIDDLTWQTLEDIKVKPVYFEEDLEGMSHLGSIPGYEPFTRGVKSTMYAGRPWTIRQYAGFSTAEESNAFYRKALAAGQQGVSVAFDLATHRGYDSDHPRVVGDVGKAGVAIDSVEDMKILFDGIPLDQVSVSMTMNGAVIPILASFIVTGEEQGHDKALLAGTIQNDILKEFMVRNTYIYPPEPSMKIISDIIEYTSNEMPKFNSISISGYHMQEAGANLVQELAYTLADGREYVRAAINAGMDVDKFAGRLSFFFAIGMNFFMEAAKLRAARLLWHKVMTEFDAKSERSKMLRTHCQTSGVSLQEQDPYNNVIRTAYEAMAAALGGTQSLHTNALDEAIALPTEFSARIARNTQLILQEETGITNVVDPLAGSYYVESLTSELADKAWALMEEVEEMGGMTKAVASGMPKLRIEESAARRQAMIDRGQEVIVGVNKYRLAKEDAIDILDVDNVAVRENQVKRLESIRASRDEAACMAALTELTRRTKEGGNLLEAAVEAARARATVGEISMAMEEEFGRHRAEVKTLAGVYGAAYEGDAGFAAIQKSIEAFAEEEGRRPRLLVVKMGQDGHDRGAKVIATAFADIGFDVDVGPLFQTPDEAAQDAIDNDVHVVGISSQAAGHKTLAPQLIKALEEKDAGDIIVICGGVIPQQDYEFLKKAGVKAIFGPGTNIPEAAEDILKLIRASRA, from the coding sequence ATGACCAAGCGAGACGAATGGGCCAAGCGAGCTGAAAAAGAGCTGCGCGGCAAGACGATTGACGATCTGACGTGGCAGACACTTGAGGACATTAAGGTCAAGCCCGTCTATTTTGAAGAAGACCTTGAGGGCATGAGCCACCTTGGCTCTATTCCGGGGTATGAGCCCTTTACGCGCGGCGTAAAATCCACAATGTATGCGGGCCGTCCTTGGACCATCCGCCAATATGCGGGCTTCTCCACAGCTGAAGAAAGCAACGCATTTTACCGCAAGGCGCTGGCCGCAGGGCAGCAAGGCGTTTCGGTTGCTTTCGATCTTGCCACACACCGTGGCTACGACAGCGACCATCCTCGCGTCGTGGGCGATGTTGGGAAGGCCGGTGTGGCGATCGACTCGGTTGAGGATATGAAGATCCTGTTTGATGGTATCCCGCTTGATCAGGTCTCTGTCTCGATGACGATGAACGGCGCTGTGATCCCGATCCTCGCAAGCTTTATTGTGACGGGTGAAGAGCAGGGGCATGATAAAGCGCTGCTGGCTGGAACGATCCAGAACGATATTCTCAAAGAGTTCATGGTGCGCAACACCTATATCTATCCGCCTGAGCCGAGTATGAAAATCATCTCGGACATCATCGAATATACCTCAAACGAGATGCCGAAATTCAACTCGATCTCGATTTCAGGCTATCACATGCAGGAAGCAGGCGCGAACCTTGTGCAGGAGCTTGCCTATACTTTGGCGGACGGGCGAGAATATGTGCGCGCTGCGATCAATGCTGGCATGGATGTCGACAAATTCGCTGGGCGTCTCAGCTTCTTCTTTGCAATCGGAATGAACTTCTTCATGGAAGCGGCCAAGCTGCGCGCGGCGCGTCTGTTGTGGCACAAAGTTATGACCGAATTTGATGCCAAATCTGAGCGCTCAAAAATGCTACGCACCCATTGCCAGACATCTGGTGTCAGTTTGCAAGAGCAAGACCCTTACAACAATGTCATTCGTACGGCATATGAGGCGATGGCGGCGGCTTTGGGTGGCACTCAGAGCTTGCACACCAATGCGCTTGACGAGGCGATTGCTTTGCCAACCGAGTTTAGTGCGCGCATTGCTCGTAACACCCAGCTGATTTTGCAAGAAGAGACAGGGATCACCAATGTCGTCGATCCTTTGGCAGGCTCTTATTATGTTGAGAGCCTGACAAGCGAGCTTGCTGACAAGGCCTGGGCCTTGATGGAAGAAGTCGAAGAGATGGGCGGCATGACCAAAGCGGTAGCCAGCGGTATGCCTAAGCTTCGTATTGAGGAAAGTGCTGCGCGCCGTCAGGCGATGATTGACCGTGGACAAGAAGTGATTGTCGGCGTGAACAAATACCGTCTCGCCAAGGAAGACGCGATCGACATTCTTGATGTTGACAACGTGGCTGTGCGGGAAAATCAGGTGAAACGTCTTGAGAGCATCCGCGCCAGCCGTGACGAAGCGGCTTGCATGGCGGCTTTGACCGAGCTGACACGTCGCACAAAAGAAGGGGGTAACCTCTTGGAAGCTGCGGTTGAAGCCGCCCGCGCGCGGGCCACAGTGGGAGAGATTAGCATGGCGATGGAAGAAGAGTTTGGCCGCCACCGTGCAGAAGTAAAGACACTCGCAGGCGTCTATGGTGCGGCCTATGAGGGCGATGCAGGGTTCGCAGCGATCCAGAAAAGTATTGAAGCGTTTGCTGAAGAAGAGGGCCGTCGCCCGCGTCTTTTGGTTGTTAAGATGGGCCAGGACGGGCACGATCGCGGCGCGAAAGTGATTGCGACTGCTTTTGCTGACATCGGCTTCGATGTTGATGTCGGTCCACTCTTTCAAACGCCTGACGAAGCCGCGCAAGACGCGATTGACAATGATGTACATGTTGTCGGAATTTCAAGCCAAGCCGCTGGGCACAAGACTCTTGCTCCCCAGCTGATCAAGGCGCTTGAGGAGAAAGATGCGGGCGATATCATTGTGATTTGTGGTGGGGTTATTCCGCAGCAGGACTATGAATTCCTGAAAAAAGCGGGTGTCAAAGCCATCTTCGGCCCGGGGACGAATATCCCAGAAGCGGCTGAGGATATCCTGAAGCTTATTCGCGCGTCGCGCGCTTAA
- a CDS encoding DUF4174 domain-containing protein, translating into MIRVLSFVIAVFSAGILQAESASNTLPKAILAPPEEAELASFLWKNRLIVVFADSNADPRFVEQVELLAERSSELAERDVIIVLDTNPAAKSALREKFRPRGFMLMLIGKDGQVYLRKPLPWNVREISRSIDKLPQRQQEVRDRRE; encoded by the coding sequence ATGATACGGGTCTTAAGCTTTGTAATTGCAGTATTTTCAGCGGGTATTTTGCAGGCCGAGTCAGCCAGCAATACGCTTCCAAAAGCTATTCTCGCTCCACCCGAAGAGGCGGAGTTAGCTTCATTTTTATGGAAAAATAGACTTATTGTTGTCTTTGCAGACTCAAACGCCGATCCGCGTTTTGTCGAGCAAGTCGAGCTATTGGCAGAGCGCTCAAGCGAGCTTGCTGAGCGCGACGTGATAATCGTACTGGATACAAACCCTGCCGCCAAATCGGCACTGCGCGAGAAGTTTCGCCCGCGCGGATTTATGTTGATGTTGATTGGCAAAGACGGCCAGGTGTATCTGCGCAAACCTTTGCCTTGGAACGTGCGCGAGATCTCCCGATCAATAGACAAGCTTCCACAGCGCCAGCAAGAAGTGCGTGATCGGCGCGAATAA